From the Nodularia sp. NIES-3585 genome, one window contains:
- a CDS encoding addiction module protein codes for MENLLPHNILQLSIAERIQLVQDIWDSITIDADDVNISHAQKQELERRLKLYDQNPHQVSTWEEVKQKFNS; via the coding sequence ATGGAAAATTTACTACCTCACAACATTTTGCAATTAAGTATTGCGGAAAGAATTCAATTAGTCCAAGATATTTGGGATAGTATCACTATAGATGCTGATGATGTAAATATTAGTCATGCTCAAAAACAGGAATTAGAGAGACGTTTAAAACTTTATGATCAAAATCCTCATCAAGTGTCTACCTGGGAGGAAGTAAAACAAAAATTTAATTCTTAG
- a CDS encoding type II toxin-antitoxin system ParD family antitoxin yields MNISLPDTMRTYIEEQVAQGAYSSVSEYFRELVRQDQKHKANERLQTMLLEGLNSGNAAEMTAQDWEDIRQTVSERINKRQSAI; encoded by the coding sequence ATGAATATTTCCTTACCTGATACCATGCGAACTTATATAGAAGAACAGGTAGCTCAAGGTGCTTACAGCAGCGTCAGTGAATATTTTCGGGAATTAGTGCGACAAGACCAAAAACACAAAGCAAATGAACGTCTACAAACCATGCTCTTAGAAGGATTAAACTCTGGAAATGCAGCAGAAATGACTGCTCAAGATTGGGAAGATATCCGTCAAACAGTCAGTGAAAGAATTAACAAACGTCAAAGCGCAATTTAG
- a CDS encoding type II toxin-antitoxin system RelE/ParE family toxin, giving the protein MNYKILITPEAELDLEDAYNWYEQQMIGLGSEFIRVVDASFSTIQRNPFACPIVHEKVREKLIRKFPYGLFYIIVDERISIIGCFHVKRDPQQWERRL; this is encoded by the coding sequence ATGAATTACAAAATTTTAATTACACCAGAAGCAGAACTTGATTTGGAGGATGCTTATAACTGGTATGAACAGCAAATGATTGGATTAGGTTCTGAATTTATTCGTGTTGTTGATGCTAGTTTTTCTACAATTCAGCGTAATCCTTTTGCTTGTCCAATTGTTCACGAAAAAGTCAGGGAAAAGTTAATTCGGAAGTTTCCCTATGGATTATTTTATATTATTGTAGATGAAAGAATTTCAATTATTGGTTGTTTTCATGTTAAACGTGATCCGCAACAGTGGGAAAGGCGTTTATAA
- a CDS encoding fasciclin domain-containing protein has protein sequence MISFWRWTSASTSLLALGVIVSTINPIIVSAQTSVPNTSSPALAANLSDISSDYWASPFIQALAQKNIISGFPDGTFRPNQPVSRAEFAAMIQKAFNQEPIRQITPDGFTDVPADFWGNSAIQEAYQTGFMSGYPGNLFLPNQQIRKVEAIVALTTGLGLETGENPLGVVNTYYTDASAIPNYALNNVAAATAANIVVNYPNVNQLNPLEPLTRAEAAAILYQALVRQGQMQALTPNVVATNYIVGATEQTQTAQDIVSIAASSESFRSLTSLLQIAGLAGILQQPGPYTVFAPTDAAFAALPAGTLEELQQPENRELLIQILRYHVVPGEVTANQLSDGELRTFEDIPVTINVDSATNQIAVNDANVIQPNIEASNGVIHAINEVLIPPNLGVTQQPPAETTPGIEPGTPTRGGSSYVGVAGNIGISGNSTLSESNYAVISKIGLTNTISVRPSVIFGGDTLFLVPVTLDFSPRAADPLGGQQLSISPFLGAGVAINTGGGSDFGLLLTGGVDLPLGVGGASRRHRFTATGTVNAAFLDRTDVGLLLGIGYNF, from the coding sequence ATGATTAGTTTCTGGCGTTGGACATCAGCAAGTACAAGTTTATTGGCCTTGGGAGTGATAGTTAGCACAATTAATCCCATAATAGTTTCTGCTCAAACGAGCGTTCCTAATACTTCCTCACCTGCTTTAGCCGCTAACTTGTCTGACATTAGTTCAGATTATTGGGCAAGTCCATTTATACAAGCTTTAGCTCAAAAAAACATCATATCTGGTTTTCCTGATGGCACTTTTCGGCCAAATCAACCTGTGAGTCGGGCAGAATTTGCGGCCATGATTCAAAAAGCTTTTAATCAAGAGCCAATTCGCCAAATAACTCCAGATGGTTTTACAGATGTTCCAGCCGACTTCTGGGGAAATTCGGCAATTCAGGAAGCCTACCAAACTGGATTTATGTCAGGTTATCCGGGAAACTTATTTCTGCCAAATCAGCAAATTCGCAAAGTTGAGGCCATAGTTGCGCTAACAACTGGTTTGGGTTTGGAAACTGGCGAGAATCCATTAGGTGTAGTGAATACTTACTACACAGATGCTTCAGCAATCCCAAACTATGCATTAAATAATGTCGCAGCAGCCACAGCAGCCAATATTGTTGTCAATTATCCCAATGTCAACCAACTCAACCCGCTAGAACCTTTAACTCGTGCGGAAGCAGCGGCGATTTTGTATCAAGCTTTAGTTAGACAGGGACAAATGCAAGCTTTGACTCCCAATGTCGTAGCGACTAACTATATAGTTGGGGCTACTGAACAGACTCAAACTGCTCAAGATATTGTTTCTATTGCTGCATCGAGTGAATCTTTTAGAAGTTTGACTTCTTTATTGCAGATAGCAGGTTTAGCAGGTATTCTGCAACAACCAGGCCCTTATACAGTTTTTGCTCCCACAGATGCGGCTTTTGCAGCTTTACCTGCGGGGACTTTAGAGGAGTTACAGCAACCGGAAAACAGGGAATTATTGATTCAGATTTTGAGATATCATGTGGTTCCTGGAGAAGTAACTGCGAATCAACTCTCAGATGGAGAATTGAGAACCTTTGAGGATATACCTGTAACTATTAACGTGGACAGCGCCACCAATCAAATTGCGGTCAACGATGCGAATGTAATCCAGCCGAATATAGAAGCCAGCAATGGTGTCATCCATGCAATTAACGAAGTCCTCATCCCACCTAACCTGGGAGTCACTCAGCAGCCACCAGCAGAAACTACTCCTGGTATAGAGCCAGGTACACCTACTCGTGGTGGCTCTAGTTATGTGGGAGTGGCTGGTAATATTGGCATCAGTGGCAATTCTACCCTCAGTGAAAGTAACTATGCAGTCATTAGCAAAATTGGGCTGACAAATACTATTTCGGTGCGCCCATCGGTGATATTTGGAGGTGATACGCTGTTTTTAGTGCCTGTAACTTTAGATTTTTCTCCGCGTGCAGCAGATCCCTTGGGTGGACAACAGTTATCCATATCTCCTTTTTTAGGTGCTGGTGTTGCTATTAATACTGGGGGCGGTTCGGATTTTGGTTTATTGTTAACTGGTGGTGTGGATTTGCCTTTAGGCGTAGGCGGAGCCAGCCGCAGGCATCGCTTTACCGCCACAGGTACTGTGAATGCGGCATTTTTGGATCGCACTGATGTTGGTTTGTTACTGGGTATCGGTTATAATTTCTAA
- a CDS encoding type II toxin-antitoxin system RelE/ParE family toxin, translated as MNYKILITPEAELDLEDAYNWYKQQMIGLGSEFIRVVDASFSTIQRNPFACPIVHEQIRKKLIRKFPYGLFYIIINEIISIIGCFYVKRDPQQWERRL; from the coding sequence ATGAATTACAAAATTTTAATTACACCAGAAGCAGAACTTGATTTGGAGGATGCTTATAATTGGTATAAACAGCAAATGATTGGATTAGGTTCTGAATTTATTCGTGTTGTTGATGCTAGTTTTTCTACAATTCAGCGTAATCCTTTTGCTTGTCCAATTGTTCACGAACAAATTAGAAAAAAGTTAATTCGGAAGTTTCCTTATGGATTATTTTATATTATTATAAATGAAATAATTTCAATTATTGGTTGTTTTTATGTTAAACGTGATCCGCAACAGTGGGAAAGGCGTTTATAA
- a CDS encoding type II toxin-antitoxin system RelE/ParE family toxin: protein MTYQIIITKSIQKQLDNLPNNLKERVYEKICQLADEPRPNGVVKLKGYENEYRIRIGDYRLRYEIQDEELIILLIQSKHRREVYKK from the coding sequence ATGACGTACCAAATTATTATAACTAAATCTATTCAAAAACAATTAGATAATCTTCCTAATAATCTCAAAGAGCGTGTATATGAAAAGATTTGCCAGCTTGCAGACGAACCTCGTCCTAATGGAGTAGTAAAACTGAAAGGTTATGAAAATGAATATCGAATTAGAATTGGAGACTATCGCTTACGTTATGAAATTCAAGATGAAGAATTAATTATTTTACTCATTCAATCTAAGCATCGGCGAGAAGTTTATAAAAAATAG
- a CDS encoding type II toxin-antitoxin system HicA family toxin, giving the protein MGRLSNISGKQTVKIFGKFGYAVDHQTGSNIILWHESKPILSVPNHFDIHFHNLSVLLLH; this is encoded by the coding sequence ATGGGACGTTTATCCAATATTTCCGGTAAACAAACAGTCAAAATTTTTGGAAAATTTGGCTATGCTGTAGATCATCAAACCGGAAGTAATATCATACTTTGGCACGAATCAAAACCCATTTTATCAGTTCCCAATCATTTCGATATTCATTTTCATAACCTTTCAGTTTTACTACTCCATTAG
- a CDS encoding type II toxin-antitoxin system HicB family antitoxin, whose product MKFQVIFTYDSEYLGYVAEVPELPGCLSQGQTLDEAIENIKDAIKGYLHVLEKHGKPYVPKESQSFVGEVLV is encoded by the coding sequence ATGAAATTTCAAGTAATATTCACTTATGATTCAGAATATCTAGGTTACGTTGCTGAAGTACCAGAACTTCCTGGTTGTCTTAGTCAAGGTCAAACCTTAGATGAAGCAATTGAAAATATCAAAGATGCAATAAAAGGCTATCTTCACGTATTAGAAAAACATGGTAAACCGTATGTACCTAAAGAGTCTCAATCTTTTGTAGGAGAAGTATTAGTATAA
- a CDS encoding PIN domain-containing protein, with the protein MKRVLFDSDVLLDVLAERQPFVVASAQALNTVIIKQVQGFVSGHAVTNIFYILRRQIGSEAARKLIETLLQHIQIASITDEVIHQALQSPIKDFEDAVTSAAAMAASLEIIVTRNTSDFVASSVPAVLPEEFLKMLSD; encoded by the coding sequence TTGAAACGGGTATTATTTGACAGTGATGTTTTGCTGGATGTTTTAGCAGAGCGTCAACCGTTTGTTGTCGCCTCAGCGCAAGCATTAAATACAGTCATCATAAAACAGGTGCAAGGCTTTGTTTCAGGACACGCTGTTACTAATATTTTCTATATTTTACGTCGCCAAATCGGTAGCGAAGCAGCACGTAAATTAATAGAAACCTTATTGCAACACATTCAAATTGCGAGCATTACAGATGAAGTAATTCACCAAGCTTTGCAAAGTCCAATTAAAGATTTTGAAGATGCGGTGACAAGTGCAGCAGCAATGGCTGCAAGTTTAGAAATAATTGTGACACGAAATACATCCGATTTTGTAGCTTCTTCAGTCCCAGCAGTGTTACCAGAAGAGTTCTTAAAAATGCTTTCTGATTAA